The Syngnathoides biaculeatus isolate LvHL_M chromosome 1, ASM1980259v1, whole genome shotgun sequence region GTCCGCGGAGGATCGCCGCATCTGTTTTCCGTCCGTCCACGGcgagggttgggggtggggggtgggtgtggGTTTGTTTAAAACCGGGCGCTGACGTCACCGGCGACACCCTGGAAACTCCAGGACGCTGTTAGATTGTTGTCAAAACAGCATGATTGAACACTAAttaagagcccccccccccccaccaaaaaaaaaaagaattaaaataaagtaacaAGTCTGTTTCTATGGAAAGAGACATGCTGATGTGTTTATCTTGCAGATGCAGAACAAAAAAGTCTCACTTAATCTCAGTAGGACATTCAGTTCTTAACCAAAAACCCTTAAATAGTTGACGCCTCCCCGCCCCCCACGCACTCCCTCCCCCTAGAAACAGAAGAAAATTACACCACTGTCACCCAGTCCTCCCCTCCAGCCGAGAGATTGTGTCAGTGTGTTGGATCACTTCATCCGTGGACGTACACTTCATGTCACGTAAATTCTCCCCGCTTCCCTTCTCCCAAAGGCCAGACTTTCCAAAACACACTGCGACGGGTGAACAACACCCCTGACATCATTGTTGTCGTGGAAACCGGATGACAGGTCCCGCAAATAGTGTGGTGGAAAAATGTCGGAAAATTGAAAATGGATTGGAATCTGCAGTTTAAAATAACTCGCTGTATGCGCGGTTAAGCCCCAAAATGACTCACTCCCTTGTGAAATTGAGAGTTAATATGCATGTTTATTGGTTGGATGCGCATCACATGAGAAAGTGGCAAAAATACGATTGGATGTGTATTTCGAGACATTCTTTCTTAAAGAATGCATTATTTttctgcctcttgcctgaactCAACTAGGATAGGCCGCAGTTTACCCACAACTCCAATGAGGGCAAGCAGAATAGAAAATGGTTGGTtggatggaatattttttttaattataatttaaaagaATAATTCTCAAATTAGGTCTAAATGAAAATGTACCTCTTAAAGGTGATTTACAGGATATGTTTGATAAGCAAAGTTTTTCACAGTCCAAAAGGATCCAGGCAAAGTCTCGCaaaacataattaaaagatTAGTGATGCATGGATTAGAAAAAGTATAATTGGGGCACCATAATTAATCTGCGAGGTACACAAAACCAGATGAGTTAAGTCTTTTCCTGCTGCCTTTCTGGAAATACCTGgctgacaccctgaactggtcaccacccaatcATAGGCCACCTCTGGGCAAATAAGGATCCTTTCATCCCTTTTCTGTCCCGCTAATCCTCATTGGGTTCTTGGGTGatccggagcctattccagctggcTTTGGGCCcaacctggactggtcaccagtccagcacaggtcacaaaaaaaaaaaatccctgaaatTTAATTCCCCCCAAATTTTGACTGATTTGggtcttaaaggggaaatccactgttTGCATTACCAatgtatgtaatatgtactctattatgacaatgcgatgttaaatcctgtctcatttaatagtgttttgagaagatttttatcgacaattaaaaattttcagtggcgctgccattttcgcgagtcacgtgacctacgtgcgtggatgtgacctGTCACGTGCCGcagcaaaggctcgattacgagTGAAATGAGGGATGTTTTAAcataacattgtcaaaatagagtacatattacatgacctattgcagtgattcccaaacagtacGCCAGGGTATATTAGTGttccgtgagcgctcttcaggtgtgccgtgggaagttatccaattttatgtaaaaaaaaaaaaaaaaacaacaacatttatttccaagaaataatgtatctttattcatctatttattccagtgaggcacaatgacagagagaacaacaaaaatcctcttgtattagatggcaggaagtacatacagtaattaatctatgcatttttggtgacatttacttttgttggtatGCCacgggatttttcaattgtaaaatatgtgccttggctctataactgttggaaatcactgacctattggatacattgctaatgcaaaccactggattcccCCTTTTTAACTAGGAGTACTTTTATCATATTTCACTgctacatatatataaaaaaaataactctgtgACGCCCTCTGGTGGACATAATTCGAAAGCAATCTCAAAATGGCAGCCCATGATAAATTGGGTCAGACAACTTTCTGGAATGTCAATACATAGTCACGTCATAGTTGATAGTTTTAGGTGTGCAAACACGTAAGCAAGCTGTGCATTTCAAAAAGTCACACCTGCTTTGTACTGTTACCCACTACAGTAATTTGTCCTGCagctattttctttttaatcttcaaCTGCTCATCCTCATCGCCGTCCCCTAGAATGCTAAGAGGGCACCATCTGTCCTTTCACTCTATTGTCGGGGTTCAAAAGTTCAAAAGCTGCCACATAAGTACTCGGGCAGTTATTTAAAGACTGCTTGGTAATGAGAAGCCATGACTGGCATCCTGGAGCCTGAgtgccatcatcatcattagcacacacacacacacacacacacacacacacacacacacacacacacacacacacacacacacaccacacacacacacacacacacacacactgctcgTGGGATGACCCATTCCAAAacctcaagagcagtggttctcAGTGTTATGACACCAATTACCACCTAAATAAATACTTGGCTCTCAAAGTATTGTCATTTTGactaacattaaaacaaaacatcaaaaaaaGTTGCAGAGTAGTGctagtgttcatcaaaaatgacAGGCTCTAGTCCTGAAAaccatgtttattattattgtaatccACTGTGTCAGCATGCACAATTTGAACAGTTACACTGTTCTTAaatacaggggaaaaaaataaagtactaaaaaataatggcatccatccattttctcctgcttgtccacacaagggtcgcaggactgaaaaataatgattaaattaaaatatgctGGATGCGTAAGTTAATAATTGTACCTAAATAAAACTTTAGAAACAGTTAATgaacataaaatgcaaatatattaaTACAATAGAGTCCATACTATACTATATCCACAATGTTACAGTTGGTTGCAATAGaaaaattaaacagaaaataaCGGTACTGATGcagtgattttgattttttgatGCAGAAGCTTGTAAACTCCAGTATATCCAGTTTGTAGCCTTAATtagctggtgaaaaaaaagtttctcgcTGTCCTCCGTTAAACGTACATGACgcacacattttgttttgtgtgtcgaATGTTGCAGTTGGTGTCATTGTTTTAGATCGATGCGGTTTTGTTTCCGGGCAGATAGATCGACCCCCTGCTGCGGCTCTTCTTTCTCGCCCAGCCTCCTGTGTTTATTAATACACCTAAACAGATTTGAGGTAGTCATGGTCACACATAGCTGCACCCCCAACTGAGGAGGGGATACACagagtgggtggggggtgggagccTGAATCTTTATACCCCCTCCCACGCATTACACCCTCTCATTCTGCTTTGTCCTTTGAACTGCCCCTGGATTTATCCACAGCCAAAGGAAAGTTGCGCATCCAATGACAAGTAAGTAGTAATGATTTTTAGATTGAATTTGAATAGAGCAGCTGGAGGATAATCTAAACTTTCATTCTGTCTCATTTCCTTgtgataaaatgtaaattatagcAGCAGCAGTTCTAAATGGTGTTAGGTTAAAGATGGTTCTGTTTATAATGGGCATCTAAAATAGTTGAGCACGTGAAAGAATGTGCATACAGCATCTAGACTGTGACAAGGCGACTAACTATTGTAACTGAGCTGGAAAATGATACTTATTAttcaaagaaaatgacaaaaataaccgTTTCTATCTTTACATGAGGGTAGCGCGATCCAATATTGTCATCATCTCCTTTTCAGTGTGGACCTGTACCGTATGTTGGCTGGTCCTCATGGGAATGCGCGTTTGAAACGGGCATCTGACCCACGCTAAGCTTTTTGCAGCTGTCGCCAGTAAAACCCTCTGCCGGCCCACTCCTGCGCCCAGCTCTGCATACCCAGATGATAGACTGAGCCGACACACGGGCCCATCTTCATTGTTTGTGGATGACTGTGCGTGCGCGGGTGTATTGATCATTGAAAtatgaggaagatgaggaggaagatggATTTACTGACCACATTCATGTGGTATTATCATATATGCTGTGTTTCCAGAAATAATGGCTCTACGCTACTCCAATAGATGCCACACCCTAATTAGTCACCATCATCTACTTAAGACAAATAAACTTGTTGACACATTTGAAGGCACTGTCATAAAAAAGGGGCCATCACCCGTTGACAGCAGACACTACCGTTCAATAACGCTCATTAAAAGTGACACTTCCAATTCCTCAGTTTTGCTTTaaagatgattatttttgttttgagccaCAGTTTCACTTGGTATAAATGGAAGCTACATTTAGCAATGAACCTGTTAGCCATTGTAGTGGGATGCTACATTGAGCATTTTTCTCtccatccatatttttaaaaagcttcgGCAATCAATCCAGTGTAGTCTGCCTGagtcaaagtcagctgggataggctccaactcatGGATGGTCCCATTGAGGAATATAGATGGAGAGGTGGATGTACATAAACAGCCATTAAAAGACTTTTGTTTGTGACATTGACTGTTTTAAAGCATTCCGTTGgtgtttgccatttttttgtttcctttcatCAGGGCATGGACCGTGAAGTAAACAGTTTTAAGTGTTAGAGCCCGGCAATGGAGGATGACAGCGATTCGACGGATGGTTTCGAACCTCTCTTCATCCAGGAAGAGATCGAGGATCCCGAGACCAGCTGGTCCAGTCCGGCTTTTACAAGGACGCACTTGAGTCAGCCGTCCGTAATGGGGCCGTACTTGCAGGAAATGGACGACTTACTAAAGAGCTGCGAGGAGCTCACCGTGATCCCGCTCGAGCGTAAGCAACAAGGGATCCCTGGTGAAAAAGAAACATCACCGTATTTTTCCACGAGCTGTACCGGGAACACGATGGAAACAACGGAAAAGTGTGTTCCACACCAGCCCCAAGATGACATGCCCGTCACTTTGGCGGGGAACAAACTGCGCGACACCATGGTGCAGTACGAGGGTCAATTGATGGATATGTTGGCCATGCTGGAGAGCAGCATGGAAGAGGCCGGCATCGATTTCGAGGTGAGCCAAGATTATGTGCATGTAAATAAAGGCAAGGACCAGCTGTCAGAAAGCCAGAGCGTTGGTCAACAGGAGTGTAAAACCACTACAGACGTTTGCGATGACGATTCCTCAATGGGCAGGTCTGGATCAGACCTTCACGTCCAACAATTGAAGTATTCCGGGGTGCATGGTGTCAACGGcgctgaatttcagacagaatCCTTGGAGAGAGATACCAATGTTATGAGTTTTGGAGTGGACGGATTTGAGGAACTGAAGTCGCAGATGGAGGAGTGCATCGAGGAGCTACAGCGCttagagaggaggaggaaggattTACTGGCTGAGGTACTGGAGCTGAGGAAGCAGGaagcccaagaagaagaagacgcagAGGCTCATGTTTCAAGCAAAGTCATCGAGTTGATGGCGGTGctaaaaaaggaggaggaggactggAGGGACGAGAGGAAGAGGGAGGTTCAGAGGCTCAGGTCGGAGCGGGCCGAAGGGGAACGGCAAGTGTGGGAGTCGGAAATGGCGAGGCAGGAGTTGCAGGACGAGATGCGCAAACTGAAGAGGCAACTGTTCGCCACGGCCA contains the following coding sequences:
- the sync gene encoding golgin subfamily A member 6-like protein 7, with protein sequence MEDDSDSTDGFEPLFIQEEIEDPETSWSSPAFTRTHLSQPSVMGPYLQEMDDLLKSCEELTVIPLERKQQGIPGEKETSPYFSTSCTGNTMETTEKCVPHQPQDDMPVTLAGNKLRDTMVQYEGQLMDMLAMLESSMEEAGIDFEVSQDYVHVNKGKDQLSESQSVGQQECKTTTDVCDDDSSMGRSGSDLHVQQLKYSGVHGVNGAEFQTESLERDTNVMSFGVDGFEELKSQMEECIEELQRLERRRKDLLAEVLELRKQEAQEEEDAEAHVSSKVIELMAVLKKEEEDWRDERKREVQRLRSERAEGERQVWESEMARQELQDEMRKLKRQLFATARENVHTQAALNKRRHEMELQKREEEHLQTLLLQMTEENSQLRSAHWQHLQDLQEKLCTRSTSHTCNAMQDDVPQRNSCGDVQQYLQGSLKALEDRYEPILLALQKRKETTTGALVKAKDQTRELKAQLGPLREEMHTQVLQKSRLEEKLKLVQQQKREDTGHYEESIRCLERSSRELKMELTMQKRKNKEAEEVTDCLSKQILLYRSAPGDHQRSEHREEK